A single genomic interval of Musa acuminata AAA Group cultivar baxijiao chromosome BXJ3-4, Cavendish_Baxijiao_AAA, whole genome shotgun sequence harbors:
- the LOC135634812 gene encoding uncharacterized protein At3g28850-like has translation MWPQWVKATPSSTATGATCRSPTFSSPTLKDIQALLRDDPHQPLSCPALRRVIHRARLASSALRALRSAFASAAPSSDPLDRRRHGLVLYFTSLRIVRRTFEDCRVVRSILRGLRVAVDERDLSMDSRFLAELQVALGCRQPTLPQLFLAGRCLGGADEIRLLHESGELKALVDGIASLPPSAFDCEACSGVRFVLCATCSGSHKRYSDKTGGFRTCGECNENGLVRCPDCFAAAL, from the coding sequence ATGTGGCCGCAGTGGGTGAAGGCCACCCCATCCTCCACCGCCACCGGAGCTACCTGCCGTTCGCCCACCTTCTCCTCTCCCACTCTCAAGGACATCCAGGCCCTCCTCCGCGACGACCCCCACCAACCTCTCTCCTGCCCTGCCCTCCGCCGCGTTATTCACCGGGCCCGCCTCGCCTCCTCCGCCCTCCGCGCCCTCCGTTCCGCCTTCGCCTCCGCCGCCCCCTCCTCCGATCCGCTCGATCGCCGCCGCCACGGTCTCGTCCTATACTTCACCTCCCTCCGCATCGTCCGCCGCACCTTCGAGGACTGCCGCGTCGTCCGCTCCATCCTCCGCGGCCTACGCGTCGCCGTCGACGAGCGCGACCTTTCCATGGACTCCCGCTTCCTGGCCGAACTCCAGGTCGCCCTCGGCTGCCGCCAGCCCACCCTCCCCCAGCTGTTCCTCGCCGGCCGCTGCCTTGGCGGCGCCGATGAGATCCGCCTCCTGCACGAGTCCGGCGAGCTCAAGGCTCTCGTCGACGGCATCGCCTCTTTACCGCCTTCTGCCTTCGACTGCGAAGCTTGCAGTGGCGTGCGCTTCGTTCTCTGCGCCACGTGCAGCGGTAGTCACAAGCGGTACAGCGATAAGACCGGGGGCTTCCGGACCTGCGGCGAGTGCAACGAGAACGGGCTCGTCAGGTGCCCTGATTGTTTCGCCGCAGCCCTCTGA